In a genomic window of Helianthus annuus cultivar XRQ/B chromosome 10, HanXRQr2.0-SUNRISE, whole genome shotgun sequence:
- the LOC110883340 gene encoding uncharacterized protein LOC110883340 produces MPHKRPLVTSAAVIEGLGSDFIRVRGRRSKEANKLFTSRRPLDPNRITRESMPWISGRLPPQDLREILKEDPFYKKAVASGLEVKLGRCSWSAKAKEHLF; encoded by the exons ATGCCTCACAAGCGTCCTCTTGTTACTTCTGCAGCAGTGATAGAAG GGCTGGGGTCCGACTTTATACGGGTGCGAGGTCGCAGAAGTAAAGAAGCTAATAAACTCTTTACGAGCCGACGGCCACTTGATCCGAACCGTATCACTAGAGAAAGCATGCCTTGGATAAGTGGAAGATTGCCTCCCCAGGACTTAAGGGAAATATTGAAAGAAGATCCATTCTACAAAAAAGCAGTTGCTTCAG GTCTCGAAGTTAAACTAGGAAGATGTTCGTGGTCTGCCAAGGCCAAGGAACACCTGTTTTAG